Proteins found in one Cryptococcus neoformans var. grubii H99 chromosome 14, complete sequence genomic segment:
- a CDS encoding centromere protein C: MSHITPSRRKEERYIPFNNDPRNIGTRTGLPMPQNVPRDSNGFEIPALFFGSSPENGASRTISSIKSKAIQTPGGQSTYSRADSTPGTARRLTRRLSDLDMDDGLRGGDDLLMDEDDLAIATPGSLFANSEPPPSITLPSRSRLPISSPANASFDSVPSPSVRPSPRRSHHSAANRVTSSLAKTITKVQKPSADEGESLLTLRNGLNQEEEREGSPVKSKKKTPRVASSDDDGSPTKDKKAVSPPKGRSASVSDNEPANDYEGGYEGNHTVDFDDLPPMGPMDDYDIEAALTMEREEDDEDVQNVDDNVVEEERTVEEEEMQVSESEDEEERPPVVAKKKKSPKKQADGKDRARSARSGSVVAQRKRTRPSELGPGDDGYHGNFVTRRSGRQHYKPLEFWRGEKVEYMRGPGCAVIKEIVTIPEDPPVPLAARRSRKNGRARDGSVAVGKRKREDSVEDEEGWDHKTEPTGLVQDYPFGEECYRKIACPKALLDPKLVSGGNFKYQKVFGEGHFMAAGIVYIPVGQIKNTKPSKDNTYVFYVIQGAVQVTIYRTSFVMAPGSQFLVPRGNDYCIENISPDKEAQLFFAQARKIRANEVDADGVSESQAGEAGLPSRKSMGASQNHSQSEKKNKRLPLVREESRDISQSEREDEEDDEEEEIIVKKKRKSKGKSRR; encoded by the exons ATGTCCCACATAACACCCTCAAGACGCAAAGAAGAGCGATACATCCCTTTCAACAATGACCCACGCAACATCGGCAC CCGAACCGGCCTTCCTATGCCTCAAAACGTTCCCCGAGACTCTAACGGTTTTGAAATACCGGCGTTATTCTTTGGCTCATCCCCAGAAAACGGTGCGAGCCGGaccatctcttcaatcAAATCTAAAGCCATCCAAACACCCGGAGGGCAGAGTACTTATTCCCGCGCGGACAGCACGCCTGGTACAGCAAGGAGATTGACAAGGAGACTGAGTGATTTAGATATGGATGATGGATTGCGCGGAGGCGATGATTTGCTGatggacgaagatgacTTGG CCATTGCCACACCTGGATCACTTTTCGCAAACAGCGAACCACCACCTTCTATTACCTTGCCTTCTAGGTCTCGATTGCCTATATCTTCGCCAGCTAATGCATCATTCGACTCGGtcccctctccttctgtcAGACCGTCACCACGTAGATCCCATCACAGCGCTGCCAATCGAGTCACTTCATCGTTGGCAAAAACTATCACGAAAGTTCAAAAGCCTAGTGCTGATGAAGGAGAGTCGCTTCTTACTCTTAGGAATGGCTTGAaccaagaggaagagcggGAGGGAAGTCCTGTGAAGAGTAAGAAAAAGACACCGCGGGTTGCGTCATCGGACGACGATGGATCCCCAACGAAGGACAAGAAAGCAGTATCCCCACCTAAGGGGAGAAGTGCAAGCGTGAGCGATAATGAGCCGGCAAATGACTACGAAGGTGGATACGAAGGTAATCACACTGTCGACTTTGATGATCTGCCTCCGATGGGGCCGATGGATGATTATGACATCGAAGCGGCGTTGAcgatggagagggaagaggatgatgaggacgtCCAGAATGTTGATGATAATGttgtcgaagaagaaagaactgttgaagaagaggaaatgcAAGTAAGCGAgagcgaggatgaagaggaacgaCCGCCGGTAGTggcaaaaaagaagaagagcccAAAGAAGCAAGCAGATGGAAAGGATAGAGCAAGATCTGCTAGGTCTGGTAGCGTCGTTGCCCAACGGAAACGGACACGTCCATCCGAACTTGGTCCCGGTGACGACGGCTACCACGGTAACTTTGTTACCCGTCGCTCAGGTCGTCAACACTACAAACCTCTCGAGTTTTGGCGCGGCGAGAAAGTCGAATACATGCGTGGTCCGGGCTGCGCTGTTATCAAGGAGATCGTTACTATCCCTGAAGATCCACCTGTACCTCTTGCGGCGAGGAggtcaaggaagaatggTAGAGCAAGGGATGGATCTGTTGCGgtggggaaaaggaaaagggaggatagtgtggaggatgaagaaggatgggatCATAAGACGGAGCCGACCGGTTTGGTGCAAGATTATCCATTCGGCGAGGAGTGTTATCGAA AAATTGCATGTCCGAAAGCATTGCTCGACCCCAAACTCGTTTCAGGGGGAAATTTCAAGTACCAAAAAGTCTTTGGCGAGGGCCACTTTATGGCTGCTGGTATAGTCTACATCCCTGTCGGTCAAATCAAGAATACGAAGCCATCAAAGGATAACACTTAT GTGTTCTACGTGATCCAAGGTGCTGTACAAGTGACCATCTATCGGACAAGTTTCGTCATGGCCCCGGGCTCCCAATTCCTTGTCCCAAGAGGTAATGATTATTGCATCGAAAACATCTCTCCAGACAAGGAGGCCCAGTTATTCTTTGCGCAAGCGAGGAAGATTCGAGCAAACGAAGTAGATGCTGATGGGGTATCAGAGTCTCAAGCCGGAGAGGCCGGTTTACCGTCAAGGAAATCAATGGGCGCGAGTCAGAATCACAGTCAgagtgagaagaagaacaagcgATTACCGTTGGTCAGAGAGGAGAGTAGGGATATAAGCCAGAGTGAAcgggaggatgaggaagacgatgaggaagaagagattattgtcaagaagaagagaaaaagtaAGGGGAAGAGTAGGAGATAG
- a CDS encoding specific RNA polymerase II transcription factor yields MYQQQTMASHPFFSHNNPWARSAICCDQHHGESTSAATARLAGNIPSSHDQNLHDHHLGYHDSSGCTSDCPLDTYCCSGDYCCDKHGSCSSGDECCDDPRCEEAHRPDSRTSHPSRHSLSKPEQSRNQSHQQPMSLEEWAGTQEGCNAIQQLIECCNQPDCHIPVCPTDNSEVHPPPADPLSALFASLDAPQQPQPISTAQQPMVPISSVEASHTCHWGNCHLVFGSMPDLLAHVAADHLNAAGTAHQSDQLLQQAQSSQPTPLTMLTERALPSISTNTTSLQNNLQTNSSLQAASLAVNDALLSCMWDDCFPVPEVPAASSTSHSMFHHYNSDNSQASHNHQHDHTYAAGEPFSPGTMLRHVLEEHLGIPPDIIGWPNEAELQAQAQAILEKHHHHHHIDPREALVNHSENCNHVHPHPHSHSHGNNASAGANDSHPHDHALAHSQFHPNSHPHSLHERSYAHSHSLSLSRPFSHEPLPTPPSTVKTEACTSPAASNDSIASTVLPPSQPSKAFICLWPGCTIHTPFASTASLMDHLSEMHIPKGKDCYTCHWGGCGGKDGRVFKSRQKVLRHLQSHIGHKPFVCGVCNQAFSEAAPLTAHMRRHAQEKPFKCEHPGCGKSFAISSSLTIHMRTHNGEKPFVCPYCQKGFVEASNLTKHIRTHTGERPFACSHPGCGKKFSRPDQLKRHMTIHNKPPGEKRRGSGVPVK; encoded by the exons ATGTACCAGCAACAGACCATGGCTAGCCACCCGTTCTTCAGCCACAACAATCCTTGGGCCCGTTCTGCCATTTGTTGTGATCAGCACCACGGCGAGTCGACGTCGGCCGCTACGGCACGCCTTGCTGGCAACATTCCCTCTTCTCACGATCAAAATTTACACGACCACCATCTCGGATACCACGACTCATCTGGATGCACTTCGGATTGCCCTCTTGACACCTACTGCTGCAGTGGAGACTACTGCTGCGATAAGCATGGTTCTTGCTCCAGTGGGGACGAGTGTTGTGACGACCCGCGTTGTGAAGAAGCACACAGACCGGATAGTCGTACCAGTCATCCAAGCCGTCACAGCCTTTCTAAACCCGAGCAAAGTCGTAACCAGAGCCACCAGCAGCCTATGAGTCTGGAAGAATGGGCTGGCACCCAGGAAGGGTGTAATGCCATACAACAACTG ATTGAATGCTGTAACCAGCCAGACTGCCATATACCGGTCTGCCCTACGGACAATTCTGAAGTCCATCCACCGCCGGCAGACCCCTTATCTGCCTTATTCGCATCACTAGATGCACCGCAGCAGCCTCAACCTATCTCCACTGCCCAGCAGCCTATGGTCCCGATAAGCTCCGTCGAGGCTTCTCACACCTGCCACTGGGGCAATTGTCACCTCGTTTTTGGCTCTATGCCCGACCTCTTGGCACACGTGGCGGCAGATCACCTCAACGCAGCGGGGACGGCACATCAGTCCGATCAGCTTCTGCAACAAGCCCAGTCTTCCCAGCCTACCCCGTTAACAATGCTTACTGAGCGCGCGTTGCCCAGTATTAGTACGAATACGACTAGTTTACAAAATAATTTGCAGACCAATTCTTCCCTTCAAGCCGCATCTTTGGCCGTCAATGATGCGCTGCTATCGTGCATGTGGGATGACTGTTTTCCTGTCCCCGAGGTGCCTGCCGCTTCATCGACGTCTCACAGCATGTTCCATCACTACAACTCTGATAATTCCCAGGCTTCTCACAATCACCAGCACGATCATACTTACGCTGCTGGAGAGCCTTTTAGCCCAGGGACAATGCTGCGACACGTTTTGGAAGAGCATTTGGGTATCCCCCCCGATATCATTGGCTGGCCGAATGAGGCTGAacttcaagctcaagcgcAAGCGATCCTGGAGAagcaccatcatcatcaccataTTGACCCTCGTGAGGCGTTAGTGAACCATTCTGAGAACTGCAATCACGTGCATCCTCACCCTCACTCTCATTCTCACGGTAACAATGCCAGCGCCGGTGCCAATGACTCACATCCTCATGACCATGCCCTCGCTCACTCTCAATTCCATCCCaattctcatcctcattctcttcaTGAGCGCTCGTATGCTCATTCTCattccctctctctttcacgTCCTTTCTCGCACGAGCCTCTCCCCACGCCCCCGTCCACCGTCAAGACCGAAGCCTGCACCTCCCCTGCCGCTTCCAACGATTCCATCGCCAGCACAGTCCTCCCGCCATCCCAACCCTCCAAAGCCTTCATCTGCCTCTGGCCTGGGTGCACTATCCACACACCCTTTGCGTCCACTGCTTCTCTTATGGACCATCTGTCCGAGATGCACATCCCGAAAGGTAAAGATTGTTATACATGCCATTGGGGCGGGTGCGGTGgtaaagatggaagagtgTTTAAGAGTAGGCAAAAGGTATTGAGGCATCTGCAGAGTCATATTGGACACAAACCGTTCGTTTGTGGAGTGTGTAATCAGGCGTTCTCGGAAGCGGCGCCTTTGACAGCGCATATGAGGAGGCATGCCCAAGAAA AACCTTTTAAGTGCGAACATCCAGGATGTGGCAAATCGTTTGCAATCTCTTCGTCCTTAACGATCCACATG CGCACACATAACGGCGAAAAGCCATTTGTCTGCCCGTATTGTCAGAA GGGTTTTGTAGAAGCGTCCAACTTGACCAAACAC ATCCGAACGCATACGGGCGAACGGCCGTTCGCATGCTCTCACCCTGGGTGCGGCAAGAAGTTCTCGCGTCCTGATCAGTTGAAGAGGCACATGACTATTCATAACAAGCCACCTGGGGAAAAAAGGCGAGGAAGTGGAGTCCCTGTGAAGTAA
- a CDS encoding ATPase, translated as MSNKVNCPICNILVPEGDINLHLDLKCKGAPLDESSTPQKVFDHTSSPHTKTQLSTSQTSQSTHPGSSQRARASQVTLDERRTSMDVHGKKNIAPVFQTQVAGAKRKAEGKETKVIGGNEFGGGKGAKQRRVNPLAAAQPLAERSRPSEISQYIGQSDIVGSGSLLRVQIESGKLVGSCILWGPPGCGKTTLARLIAKSSGADFKELSATSSGTQDVRQVFEKAKNGLQMTGRRTVLMIDEIHRFNRAQQDLLLPYVEKGWIQLIGATTENPSFKVNGALLSRCQVFTLHAHSPESLQIILRNAVQTISESEQIPYLPPELISFLADVADGDARQALNGLELALRTCQTMDEAAIAEKAQWVNSAGGGKVKKEGQKDEFDAAVEEAEEDDRKKKRDEEIMDAVRRGLQKGYNRTGEERYDMISALHKCLRGSDGSAAMYWLARMITGGEDPLYIARRLIVVASEDVGLADNHALPLAMATYQACQTIGLPECRINLAHCVAYLAEAPKSTRSYKAYGAAEQLATVPPLPGVPLQIRNAPTQLMKKLGYGKEYAYNPDYGHPVHNDYLPESLLQHSSHSHDPSQHILKTAEQFEADKKWDEKHLDEWERVMNDGVAWEGRYERYGEI; from the exons ATGTCCAATAAAG TTAACTGCCCTATCTGTAATATCTTGGTGCCCGAGGGCGACATCAACCTCCATTTAGACCTCAAATGCAAAGGCGCTCCCCTAGATGAATCATCTACTCCACAAAAAGTATTCGATCACACTAGCTCACCACATACGAAAACCCAATTGTCAACTTCCCAAACCTCACAATCGACCCATCCCGGGAGCAGTCAAAGAGCGAGAGCTAGTCAAGTGACTTTGGATGAGCGAAGGACATCCATGGATGTccatggaaagaagaatatAGCGCCAGTTTTCCAAACGCAGGTAGCTGGTgcgaagaggaaagcggaggggaaggaaacCAAAGTTATTGGTGGTAATGAATTTGGAGGGGGTAAAGGGGCGAAGCAGCGGCGGGTGAATCCCTTAGCTGCTGCTCAACC CCTGGCGGAACGATCAAGACCTTCAGAGATATCACAGTATATCGGACAGTCAGATATAGTCGGTTCAGGAAGTCTGTTACGGGTCCAAATCGAATCAGGCAAGCTAGTGGGGAGCTGTATACTATGGGGACCGCCGGGGTGTGGGAAAAC AACGTTGGCCAGGCTGATTGCAAAGTCTTCTGGAGCGGATTTCAAAGAGCTTTCCGCGACAAG TTCCGGGACCCAAGACGTTCGACAAGTCTTtgaaaaggccaagaaTGGACTGCAGATGACTGGAAG ACGGACTGTTCTAATGATCGATGAGATACATCG ATTTAACCGTGCCCAGCAAGATTTGCTACTACCTTACGTTGAAAAAGGTTGGATACAGCTTATAGGCGCTACCACCGAAAATCCTTCATTCAAAGTCAATGGTGCTTTGCTTAGTAGATGCCA AGTATTTACATTACACGCTCATTCCCCTGAGTCCCTTCAAATTATTCTACGCAATGCCGTGCAAACCATCTCTGAATCGGAACAAATCCCTTATCTCCCACCAGAgctcatctctttccttgcaGATGTTGCAGATGGTGATGCACGTCAAGCACTTAACGGTCTCGAGCTCGCTTTGCGTACGTGTCAAACAATGGACGAGGCTGCCATCGCGGAAAAAGCACAATGGGTCAATTCCGCCGGTGGTGGAAAagtgaagaaagaagggcaaaaagACGAGTTCGATGCAGCGGTTGAGGAagcggaggaggacgatcggaagaagaagagagatgaggagattATGGATGCTGTGAGGCGGGGATTGCAGAAAGGGTATAATAGGAcgggggaagagagataTGATATGATTTCGGCCCTGCATAAGTGCTTGAGAGGATCAGATGGAAGTGCAGCAATGTACTGGCTGGCTAG GATGATTACCGGCGGCGAAGATCCGTTATACATAGCCAGAAGATTAATCGTAGTGGCGAGTGAAGACGTAGGCCTGGCAGATAACCATGCGCTGCCCCTGGCTATGGCTACATATCAGGCTTGTCAAACGATCGGTTTGCCCGAATGTCGAATCAATCTTGCT CATTGCGTCGCATATCTGGCTGAAGCTCCCAAGTCGACAAGATCCTATAAGGCTTATGGCGCA GCAGAACAGCTGGCAACTGTGCCCCCTTTACCTGGCGTTCCCTTACAAATCCGCAACGCTCCTACCCAGCTCatgaagaagctggggTACGGGAAGGAATATGCGTACAACCCAGATTATGGTCATCCGGTGCATAAT GACTACTTACCTGAATCCCTTCTGCAACATTCTTCGCACTCTCATGATCCAAGTCAACACATTCTCAAGACAGCGGAACAGTTTGAGGCGGATAAGAAGTGGGATGAGAAGCATCTTGATGAGTGGGAGAGGGTGATGAACGATGGTGTAGCTTGGGAAGGGAGATACGAGCGATATGGTGAGATATAA
- a CDS encoding cation:cation antiporter: MQPPTTPTSNRRSHFPSSRQSISVGSAPTPRRSGYQSRPNSFLRLFIGALAITASKTWVIDNHGGEGGGAGWLVLAYWTSRMFIEGKQVWDGRRRKGSRLDVTSNGIGVKDYIFSSFNYVLQSLAFFTSLGSLGPFKTSIIGLTGSLLATAQLTTIRSFGPLLPLILASSYALTQQLLLKNLQAVIATLVFGLTTFVIQGRFLEPKTAGGRETIDGRHSLHRTIVSASVATVSVIALYFMGLIPIPVPISSIASQRFGSFVAAFLVSNIPLSFGQNSPSNAGLRLKTWRDKVTFLTCIPILQFFALHPIPTTADVVILLPISVCSIWAESVPKAQPELAPSWAFPNHNLSTAKQSWSFLSFVPSRWRPHLQIIISTPTSSRIFYFLLLNLAYMGVQMGYGVITNSLGLISDAIHMLFDCLGLGVGLWASVAAMWKPDGRYTFGYSRVETLSGFANGCFLILISVFIIFEAIQRVYNPPEMETHQLLLVSGIGLAINLWGMWATGGHHHHGHSHGHDHAHDHTHVHAAPKVEVHKQVIHKNDAHKHEDHDHDLHSHEHHHKSSTSSQVSPRPASKLQKRKSSGHLKDSGPRAITPQKTNNGHNHAHEHEHSHDEHCSHDHESHSQSHDHHKLTHKVSTHDHAHAHEDEYDHAHAHGHGHDHDHGHDHAHSHNMRGVFLHVLADTLGSVGVIVSTILIRFTGWTGFDPIASLFIAALIMASVIPLVIDSGRILCLDVGKEKESEIRSALTELSAVDGLASYAAPRFWPRCEGELVGSIHIQLAPSPSSFDPTRLSTPPNSSRPRKGDVIYANAEKVVGRVEKVLKTRIKGLTELVVQVEGSEERPFCTCMTGGDQ, translated from the exons ATGCAGCCACCCACCACACCTACTTCCAATCGCCGATCCCattttccctcttcccgTCAGTCCATTTCGGTCGGGTCGGCACCCACACCCCGACGATCCGGATACCAGAGTCGACCAAATTCATTTTTACGACTGTTCATCGGGGCATTAGCGATAACTGCTAGCAAAACATGGGTTATTGATAACcatggaggagagggaggtgGTGCTGGATGGCTTGTCCTGGCATACTGGACTTCGAGAATGTTTATTGAAGGAAAGCAAGTgtgggatggaagaagacgaaaaggCTCTCGATTAGATGTAACCAGCAATGGAATAGGAGTGAAG GACTACATATTTTCGAGTTTCAATTATGTGCTTCAGTCACTGGCTTTCTTCACGTCTCTGGGCTCCTTAGGTCCATTCAA AACCTCTATAATAGGTCTGACCGGCAGCTTGCTCGCAACAGCGCAGCTCACAACTATCCGATCA TTTGGACCTCTACTACCTCTGATATTAGCCTCTAGCTATGCTCTTACCCAACAGCTTTTATTAAAAAACC TCCAAGCAGTCATTGCCACCTTGGTGTTCGGATTGACCACATTCGTCATCCAGGGTCGGTTCCTTGAACCCAAGACAGCTGGCGGTAGAGAGACCATAGATGGAAGGCACAGCTTACATAGGACCATTGTATCTGCTTCGGTTGCTACTGTATCAGTTATAGCGCTCTACTTCATG GGGCTCATACCCATACCTGTTCCTATATCATCGATTGCCTCACAACGCTTCGGTTCCTTTGTTGCTGCCTTCCTCGTCAGCAATATTCCGCTGTCGTTTGGTCAAAATTCCCCTTCCAACGCCGGTCTCCGACTCAAAACATGGCGCGATAAGGTGACCTTCTTGACTTGTATTCCTATTCTTCAGTTCTTCGCTTTACACCCTATACCGACCACTGCAGATGTCGTTATCCTTTTGCCTATTTCGGTGTGTAGCATTTGGGCAGAGTCAGTACCCAAAGCACAACCCGAACTCGCACCGTCG TGGGCATTCCCTAATCATAATCTCTCCACTGCCAAGCAATCGTGGTCTTTTCTCTCATTTGTACCTTCCAGATGGCGccctcatcttcagatAATTATCAGCACTCCAACTTCATCTCGCATATTCtattttcttcttctcaacttGGCTTATATGGGCGTGCAGATGGGCTATGGAGTAATCACCAATTCCTTGGGTCTCATCTCCGACG CCATTCATATGCTGTTTGACTGTCTCGGTTTGGGCGTAGGACTGTGGGCCTCTGTGGCAGCGATGTGGAAACCCGACGGGCGATACACCTTTGGTTATTCCCGTGTAGAAACTCTCAGTGGATTTGCAAATGGGTGTTTTCTTATTCTCATTTCagttttcatcatctttgaaGCCATACAGCGAGT GTACAATCCACCGGAAATGGAGACTCACCAACTACTGCTCGTTTCGGGAATAGGGTTGGCCATCAACTTGTGGGGAATGTGGGCCACCGGAgggcatcatcatcatgggCATAGCCACGGACATGATCACGCCCATGATCACACCCATGTTCACGCTGCACCCAAAGTA GAGGTACATAAACAGGTAATACACAAAAACGACGCTCACAAACATGAAGATCATGACCATGATCTTCACAGTCATGAGCATCACCACAAATCTAGCACC TCGTCACAAGTCAGCCCTCGTCCGGCATCCAAACTCCAAAAACGCAAGTCTTCTGGTCACCTCAAGGACTCTGGTCCGCGCGCAATAACCCCGCAGAAGACGAATAACGGGCATAATCATGCGCATGAACACGAGCATAGCCATGATGAGCATTGTTCGCACGACCATGAAAGCCATTCA CAATCTCACGATCATCATAAATTGACCCACAAAGTCTCCACTCACGATCATGCCCATGCCCACGAAGACGAGTATGACCACGCACACGCCCATGGTCACGGTCACGACCATGACCACGGACATGATCATGCCCATAGCCATAACATGCGAGGCGTATTTTTGCATGTTTTAGCC GATACACTCGGTAGTGTAGGCGTCATCGTCTCAACTATCCTCATCCGTTTTACGGGCTGGACAGGCTTCGACCCTATCGCTAGTTTATTCATTGCTGCCCTCATCATGGCGAGTGTAATCCCGCTAGTCATTGATTCGGGCAGGATCTTGTGCTTGGAcgttggaaaagaaaaggaaagtgAAATCCGCAGCGCACTGACTGAG CTGTCCGCCGTGGATGGCCTAGCCAGTTATGCTGCCCCTCGCTTCTGGCCTCGGTGTGAGGGAGAACTCGTCGGTTCAATCCACATCCAACTCgccccttctccctcttcctttgaCCCTACCCGATTATCCACACCCCCAAACAGTTCACGGCCTCGCAAGGGTGACGTGATTTATGCCAATGCTGAAAAAGTGGTGGGAAGGGTAGAAAAAGTATTGAAGACGCGGATAAAAGGTTTGACGGAACTTGTTGTACAGGTTGAAGGGAGCGAAGAGAGGCCGTTTTGTACGTGCATGACGGGTGGGGATCAATAG
- a CDS encoding LRP16 family protein produces the protein MTLPRLTRRLAHTMTTSVSPADIPTLSQLYRHDLTNPVNVKHKYAFRKQLNDRISIWRGDITKLEANMIVNAANSSLLGGGGVDGAIHSAAGKQLLEECKSLGGAHTGETKFTDGYNLPSKKVAHTVGPVYRSYPPQRAAQLLKSCYTTSLEGCRDLGGGVIGFSSISTGVYGYPIKDATHIALETTRQFLEQDDTITRVIYVVFSKRDEDVYREIVPQYFPPDPEHGK, from the exons ATGACGCTTCCACGCCTGACCAGACGGCTCGCACATACCATGACAACCTCTGTTTCCCCCGCTGACATCCCTACCCTTTCCCAGCTCTACCGCCATGATCTCACGAATCCAGTCAATGTCAAGCATAAGTATGCGTTTAGGAAACAGTTGAATGATAGGATCTCTATCTGGCGAGGGGATATCACCAAGCTCGAG GCAAACATGATCGTCAACGCTGCAAACTCTTCACTCCTCGGCGGAGGCGGCGTCGACGGTGCGATCCACAGTGCTGCAGGCAAGCAGTTGCTCGAGGAATGTAAATCATTAGGCGGTGCCCACACGGGGGAGACAAAGTTTACCGACGGTTACAAC CTACCGAGCAAGAAAGTCGCACATACAGTCGGACCAGTCTACCGCTCTTACCCGCCGCAACGTGCAGCCCAGCTTTTGAAAAGCTGTTATACAACGTCATTGGAGGGATGTCGGGATTTGGGAGGAGGGGTGATTGGGTTTAGTAGTATCTCCACTGGGGTTT ATGGGTACCCGATCAAGGATGCTACGCATATCGCACTCGAGACAACTCGTCAATTCTTGGAACAAGATGATACC ATTACAAGAGTCATCTACGTCGTGTTTTCAaaaagggatgaagatgtctATCGGGAGATTGTTCCGCAGTATTTCCCTCCTGATCCCGAGCATGGGAAATGA
- a CDS encoding phosphoserine transaminase, whose amino-acid sequence MPDRKDVHNFAAGPSPLPTTVLEDAAKGLLNYADTGMGICELSHRGKEFKAVIEGAEANLRNLLAIPDNYTILFSQGGGTGQFSAVLLNLLSAHRLAHPVPAEEFKPPTIDYVLTGSWSSKAYAEAQRLVLPPFPNCPGFATPRIAASTKSTGWTRLPKREEYDFSKDAAYVYYCENETINGIEFPPASAQDSAYAFPFDLVPEGVNIVADYSSSFISRPIPNIERHAIIYAGAQKNLGPSGVTVLIVRNDLLVDTTAAAKLGCVPATPITYEYKILAGNASLYNTPPTFPIYVSALVLQHLIDAKGGLTGLEATNREKAELLYATLDAAESKGKVRTVVREKDSRSWMNVTFEIVGEGKEKAFLEGAEKKGFKQLKGHRSVGGIRASIYNAVTIDSVKALCQYINEFGEQ is encoded by the exons ATGCCAGACAGGAAAGACGTTCACAACTTTGCTGCTGGCCCCTCGCCTCTCCCCACCACCGTCCTCGAAGATGCTGCCAAGGGTCTTTTGAACTATGCCGATACCGGCATGGGTATCTGTGAACTCAGTCACCGAGGTAAAGAGTTCAAGGCTGTCATCGAGGGTGCCGAGG CCAACCTTCGGAAtctccttgccatcccCGATAACTACActattctcttctcccaaggCGGCGGAACCGGCCAATTCTCGGCTGTCCTTCTTaacctcctctccgcccaCCGTCTCGCCCACCCCGTCCCCGCCGAAGAGTTCAAACCCCCTACCATCGACTACGTCTTGACGGGTTCCTGGTCTTCCAAGGCATACGCCGAAGCCCAACGACTCGTCCTCCCGCCCTTCCCCAACTGCCCAGGCTTTGCGACACCCCGAATTGCCGCGAGCACAAAGTCTACCGGGTGGACTAGGCTGCCCAAGCGAGAAGAGTACGATTTCAGTAAAGATGCCGCGTACGTGTATTACTGCGAGAATGAAACTATCAACGGTATCGAATTCCCTCCCGCTTCTGCGCAGGACTCTGCCTATGCTTTCCCCTTTGACCTCGTTCCTGAAGGCGTCAACATTGTCGCCGActactcttcctcattcatCTCCCGCCCCATCCCCAACATTGAGAGACACGCCATTATCTACGCCGGTGCGCAAAAGAACCTCGGCCCCTCTGGTGTCACCGTCCTCATCGTAAGGAACGATCTCTTGGTCGACACTACCGCCGCTGCCAAGCTCGGCTGCGTCCCCGCAACTCCCATTACTTATGAATACAAAATCCTCGCTGGTAACGCTTCCCTCTACAACACCCCTCCTACTTTCCCCATCTACGTCTCTGCCCTCGTGCTTCAACATCTCATCGACGCCAAGGGAGGTCTCACAGGTCTGGAAGCGACGAACCGCGAAAAGGCAGAACTCCTTTATGCGACTCTTGATGCGGCTGAGTCAAAGGGCAAGGTGAGGACTGTtgtgagggagaaggactCGAGGAGTTGGATGAATGTCACGTTTGAGATTGTGGGAGAGGGTAAGGAAAAGGCGTTCTTGGAAGGTGCTGAAAAGAAGGGGTTCAAGCAACTCAAGGGTCACCGATCTGTCGGTG GTATCCGAGCGTCAATTTACAACGCCGTCACCATCGACTCTGTCAAGGCCCTCTGCCAATATATCAATGAGTTTGGAGAACAATAG